The proteins below come from a single Alkalinema sp. FACHB-956 genomic window:
- a CDS encoding Uma2 family endonuclease, translating to MHTLAKWSVDDYHHMIDAGILHDRRVELLAGDIIEMTPEKPIHYSRARRTSQYLAILLQGLADVRFNGPITLANSEPEPDVAIVQISDIGYEDRHPGAEDIFWLIEVANSSLQTDLTLKAALYAQAAIPEYWVIDLADRRLHLLRQPQGDRYQQQTILTTGTLIPLAFPEITIEVDRLLNRL from the coding sequence ATGCACACCCTGGCCAAATGGTCTGTTGATGACTATCACCACATGATTGACGCGGGGATTCTTCACGATCGGCGCGTTGAACTGTTGGCTGGAGACATTATTGAAATGACGCCCGAAAAACCGATTCACTACAGCCGAGCCCGACGCACCAGCCAATACCTAGCGATCTTACTCCAAGGACTAGCCGATGTTCGGTTCAATGGCCCCATTACCTTGGCAAACTCCGAGCCGGAACCTGATGTCGCGATCGTTCAAATTTCCGATATAGGGTACGAAGATCGCCATCCTGGTGCAGAAGATATTTTCTGGTTGATTGAAGTGGCGAACAGCAGTCTACAAACCGATCTGACCTTGAAAGCAGCGCTCTACGCCCAAGCTGCTATTCCGGAATATTGGGTCATTGATTTGGCCGATCGGCGGCTCCATCTTCTGCGCCAACCCCAGGGTGATCGCTACCAACAGCAAACCATTCTGACCACTGGAACTCTCATACCGCTTGCATTTCCAGAGATTACGATTGAGGTCGATCGCCTCTTAAACCGTCTCTGA